The genomic region ggcacgttatggagatgttttagtgattggttattattgtaaatgcattaagctaacatgatgcatcgcatattgattcatttgtaattgatttaattgtaatattctttgtaagccgacctacacatttagtcttaggttttggtatatatgtaagatctcatttgtgagattaagtagaaGGTGTGaaaaggaatgtaataaggtatatgcgaatatgagcagagctatacatgcaaatatcatttgaagattcaaggaaggtatgaagaagacaatcagagcttaaccagtactgaatccagcatatgaagatgttattttgagcaatacattatcattggatctaaccatccaattgtagtcaatgtgactcccattttgtgattgagtagtgagctctaggcagttggtctttctgcatgtgcagatcccatttgtacacacatactatctgtagtagtatcatctgatttttgggtaaggtttcccgttgtggtttttccccttacagggtttccacgtacaaatatatgtgttatgtgttgtggatgttatttgtctttctatttcatgcattaaactttactggtattgttattaattgttaaactgtcaatcggcattaagtttggtttaccggtattatgcattaagtttggttaagttatatttgggttgaaattaatagacaactaattcagacccccccctctcaattgcctccaggtcctaacaggataataactcccaaataaccaaattaggtgggagttgtgCGACTTGGAAAATGTcaaacatgtggcaaaccaacTCAAGTAAAGACaacaaatggttatggggaggtggctaataaatccaaaagagggtgtgacattcaactacccaaatgtgggtgtgaatgacacatgtgatTGTAGGAATATGCCATGTGTCCTCATACTAACCATCCTAATATAACCTAAGTGtacttaataatgtgtaggaaaaataaatataaaaaacctacactaacagttTGTTGCACTTTGTAAGTGTTGATTAGCTGATGTAaaataaggaaaagaaaagaaacttCCTCATTATTAGTGTTGAAAAATATAAGGGTTTAGAAAAATTAATAATGCTTAGGTAAAATCTCAGTTAAGGAATGACACATATTTATATTTACTACTTGCTACAATATAGGTTATCCACCTTGACAAATCAGTCATTTTATGCTCATAACAAGCTGAAGCAAGTAATCTCCTCATAAATTGTAGATGGCATTAAAATAGTTAGAACCTTGCATTGAGCTAAGTCTCTTTGTACTAGAACTCATAAAGTAAAACCACATCTAGTGTATTCATAGAGCTTATCATGTCTTTTGATCAGCAAAAGGTATTTTGCCTGTAGGTTTTTTAAACAGTATCAAAATACTTAAAATGAGCCCTTAGATTGTTGGAAACCATAACCTTAATCATAGTAACCTAGTAATTCATTTCGACGTTCATTTAAGAAGACAAAGGAATAACTAATAAACATCATAACTTTCATAATGAAACCATTAACTATGAATATTTGTCTGCTTGATGTTTAGAGGGTTTAACCATAAAAGAAATATTAAACTTGAGAAAGGATTAAAAGGGAATGATCTCTATGGGTAGACATTTGTGGGAATCACTACAATTATGTTCACTTGGTGGGATTTTAGGGCAACAAAGTTCCCTTTTCAACTCACACTTTGCATTCTAGATGACCAACCAATGTTGAAATCAGACTCAGAATAGTTGCATTAATTATAATCCAAGTGTTAGGTAGAGACCAACAATCACGAGTTGCTCAAGGAGATATTGACCTTATTGGCTTTTGTTTAGACAATCTTGGAACCTTCTTTTGGTTGGAATATTGGCATAATATCTTGATTATAAAAAACTAAATGAAACTTTCATATTATAACCACTCAAGAATTATTAACTGTGTCATAGAAGATGTTGGGAAACTACATATTTCCAAATTAAGATTCTCTTTCAAGTGTTAGCACTAAGCTAAGTACAGGTGTTGGCTTTTACGGCAACAAATAGAGTTAGGACCCTATGAGGGCATAGGTAGAGGTTGGTATTCCTATAAGACATAGACTAGTCCTCTCTATTTAAGGTCATTACCAAGGGATAACTCCTATAACTCGCTAATGATAAGCTTGTCCGCTCGAGATTTACTGTAGTCAAGGAGCGTACTTGCTGGTAGACTATTAGTCATACCCCTAGTTAGCAAATGGATGCTGTTAGTTGCAAGCAAGTGAGAGATGCCCGCATTGATCTAGGGTAATTGGATGGATTATGCCAAGAACATGTGGACCTAGGGGTCAGTTATTGTCGGCGATGGATGTTCTTGTTGCTTAGTCATTAGATGGACTACAGGGAAAGGAGAATTTCTAATGGGAATGAATAGATAACAACCCAAATAATCTCTTACTATGGAATGACATGTTTTATGTATTTGATCCTTGAAGTACTCAACACCTTAGGTGTTTGGTCTTTAAGAGGTGGGCCAAAGCAATATATCTCTCTCACACGGGCCACAAAACTCGCTTGGAGGGGTGGATAGGGACTAAATCAACTATGAAGGGTTCACATTGCACCTCAAGCGATCCAAAGAAAATTATGGATGAGAAGCCTTCATCATCTCATAAAGCTCATGAGGTATGCTTCCAGGTATTGCTAGTTGTTTAACTCCATTATCATCTATGATGTAATTGAAAttatgatttatgacaatttaatTGTTTGCTGCCTAGAATATATGTTACTTGATATCATGTTCTCACGTATTGattagattgtaaaaaaaaaaattataaattttgaatCCTTTCTAGATGGTGGTTACAAATGATTTTATGGTATAAACATAGGAATTTAACTATTTTGATTGACCTTAAATGGATCTTTTTTTTCTCATTCTATGAGCTTAAGTTCTCAATATTCGTTcgaagattaaatattttattatggcATTCCAACTCTAGTGAATCTACATATTCATGTTCATGCAAGTGTGTTCAGGCAAATCTGGTGATTGTTTTGTGAATACAAGAAGAAAATGATGATGTGACAATACACAAATATTATTGCACGTGGTAGAACTGATGTGTTTGTTGGTTGTTACATAATTTTGCTAGGTGATACCTTGGTAGGCATCATAAATTTGCTAGGTGTGAAGCTTATTGGATGCCTGTATAAAATGTGAAACTCCTATCGCTGGGCATTAAGTTGAATAAAAGGTGATTAAATGCAGAGAAGGCATTTAAAGGCAAGAAAAACAGTAATGATAAAGGCGTCAAAATGTTGTGGCTAGAGAGACAGATCAAAGTTTTGCTGTCAATTGCTAGCCAAACATAAGCAAGCGATTAACTATTAATCGATATTTTGTTTCCTTCATTTATGTCACATGTGAAAATTGAGCCCATTCTGGAGTAAAATCTTAATCACTGCAGATTACAAGTCCTCCAAGCTTTGCTCCTTGCATTCTCTCTATTTGTTTTAAGATACCCTTCACTTGTACCTCGCAGTTCCTATCTTTGTTTCTTTCTGTCAAATAGAATGGCATTTATTCAGAAGTAATTCAACCATCCTTTGTCTCATTTTGTTCTGAGGATTGTGCAAGCATAGTAGAGAGAAATTCTTTATGTTTACGAGTCTTGGGATGTATTGTTTTTCTATTGCAAATAAAGTTACAAATTTGTAATGAAGTgatttgaaaataagaaaaattacaCAGAAGTAGTAACAATGCGTGCAAGGGGAAAAGGCATTTAAAGGCATCTATATAAATTGGTGTATTAACATATTTTATGAAGATTTGCAGCCAGAAAGTAATCTGGAGAGTCGAGATGGTAGTTTGAGTGCTATTTACGATGGGTAAGATATAAACTCAACTTTTGATTGGAGGTTGGAGGAAATAGAGGCAAGAGGATATCTATCATTTCAAGCTAGTTTCTTACTTGCTTCTCGTTCAGAGATGATTTATTGCATGAGAAGCAATAGTAGTTTtattgtttgaatctttttatGGAGAAAAGGGGGGATTTTGCAAataatttagtgtcttaatctgtgGAGCAGTCGTTTTAGTTTGCAAATAATTGAGTTTGTCTCAATCTGCATAGCAATTGTTTTAGTTTTTAAATAATTGAATTTGTCTCAATCTACAAACATTTAAGTTGTATTTATGGATCAATAAGTTTGTCTCAGTTAGTTTTGGAGATGTTATTGTCGCTGATAGAGTTTGTCTCAATTCACGGGAGTGGTATGCTTGTGGATAATGGACTATGTCTCGATTCACAAGTGTTGTTGGAGATTCAAGACATTTGGATTAGATACAAATAaacacacacaatctaatccagaagcaaTAATAAGAACTAATATAAATTGTGGAAAACTAATATCTTTAATTCAAAGCATTTGCCTAGACTAGGAAGTTTAGGTTGATGTTGATGAAAAGTTGGAGATTCCAAACATTTGCCTAGACCAAGAAGTTTAGGCCAATGCTGAtacattttttttcttgtttttcttcatAATGTAAACCTTAAGGGAGGGTTGTTAGAAAATAATGTTTACATTCAATAATTTAATTAGTTTGTAGTTATGTACAAGGAAATAATGACTTTATAAAGCCAATGTATTGGATATAATTTGATAGAATAACTATAATGAAAGTCcattttatttatataaatctaTTTTTGCATTTATGTTTTACTTTTTACTTTTCTACACTCATTTcccttattagtacttgtcgttaggcaatactattgtaatgaaaattcatttgtcatgtttaaatggttattaaataaaattatttagaccaatgaaaacaaaatattttcttttctttaattttttttaattttatatataatatagatgcgttttttttaactttataatttacaaaaattaatTTACTTGTAAATGATTGGCTAATATTCTTTTGACTCTTACAGTCGGGTTTTTCGGAAGCACACTCCGTGGAAGATATGAGTATTTAATCTCACCTTAAGCTTCTTCATATTGATTTTTAGCTTGTTTTGTATCACACCGTTTTCATTGTTATATAGGGTTTTTAGGATAATCTATGTTATTTTGGGGAATGTTCCACTTTTCGCGATGCCACTCCTCCTCCTTCATATTGATTATCGGAAGCAACATAATCTTGTTTCCTGTTATATCTCTTATTTTGCGGGTAGTTCCATTTTTCTGGATGCCACTCCTCGCCACTGCATGCATAATCTGTTTGCCTCATAATCAGAGTCTTATTTTGCTATTTAAACTACTTAGGGTGAGTATTTTGTAGGGTTTCTTTTGAGTTTCCACAAGATAGTGAATGTCAATTATATGTAAAGTGGATGATTCATATTTTGTTTGTTTGTATCGCAGTTGAAGATGTTGGGGCTAATCTTTCTGATATCTTCATTCTTTGTGGTTGTTACACTTTCAACACTTTTGAAATTTCATGATCACAAAAAGCGATACACAACCATAGGGACCATTTGCATTATATTTAATGTGTTTATGTATGCGTCTCCATTGTCCATCATGGTAAGCAGCATTTTTTTACCTTTTCAATGGCAAAAATTAGCCTTATTGATAATGCATCGGCATTGataaataattttgtaatttttattcaGAGAAAGGTTATTCAAGAGAAGAGTGTGAAATACATGCCTCTTTACCTGTCTGTTGCCATGTTTGCTAATGGATTAATTTGGACTACATATGGAGCCATACACTTTGACATAAATCTTGTGGTAAGTATAAATAttctcaatattttcttcatttgctAGATCTCTTTTGTTATTTTGTTGAGTCTTAAAACACATGCATGCAGCTTCCAAATGGATTGGGAGCTGGTTTGGGAGCGTGTCAGTTGCTTCTGTATGCCATTTATTATAGAACCACAAAATGGGGTGATGATGatcagaaaatgttgaaagactgaGCAATAGTCATTACAATCTTGGTCCAGTCACTGAGAAGGACAAAGTGTTTCCATTGTAAATAATTACAGATAGGACTCGATTCAAGTGAATTGCAATCAAGTGGGCAAAGAATCACCCCACTAGCATCCTCAACCACTCATCAGCCGACTGAAGCAGAGAATCAACCTACTGGCATTCACAGTTGTCAGTTGCATTCCAAACAGTGCCCTTGAACTTGTAAGAAGCAAAGCCAAACACTGGTAAGGCTATCTTTCACTATCATACCTAATGATATAGAATTAATATATCCTCGCCACAATAGAAGACAGGGTAGCAGATTAATGACTGAACTTTTCCATCTGAAATTGGCTATTAATACCATTGTCTTAATGACTATTATTTAGTGGCAAATCAAAAAGATGCAGTTTTAACAGTGCAATTCGAATTTCACATCTCCCATTCCTGTTGTTCATGTACCTTGGTTGTCATGTTATATGCTTTGATTTTCCTCTTTGTAATATGCATATATTATAGAGCTTGCAATGTGTGAAGAagcaaaattagtgtttggaatcTTAATAACCATAACTTAAATGATTTCTAAAACTTTCAACTTCCTCACATGACTTTGGTTGCTTTGGTTATAACAGATTCTACAAGTACTTGCATACATACTTCTCAGTGCACATCGCATATATCAAGTAACTACAATCTCTCCTTCCCTTTCTGTATTTATTCATTTTCGGAAAACAATATAAGAGTGTCATAATGATGTTCATAGTTATACAATGATATTGTCAATGATTTATTTTTGTATCTGTTTCCTCCAATATATCCTAAAATTGGTTTGTGAAGAACAAAATAGAAATCCCGACATCTCAAATATAAAAAACAAACATGAAAAAATTTACAACCGTATTTATAGTGTTAGAATGAAATGGGTACTCATTATGTAAAGAATTTCATTTTAAATTGATCATTCTCTTTCAAGTCAATTTTTTTCCAGTTCTATTTATAATCGGTAATTGCACAAATTCCACTATGGTAAATCTCATTATAAAATGTAGTTGCGGCCTGGTTATTGAATTCATCTCCAGAATTTAGAAATTTTGTTTTATCATAAAATTTGATTTCCTGACTTCAACAGGACTCCACACTATAGACTATATAAACATTTTGTTATCTCGGGTCTGCAGCTTGCCTTTGTGCCATAGCCCTTTCGAAAGGATTTTATGAAATTGTTAGCATTGGCAACTTCAACAGTAGCTTCGACCTCAGCCATGGAAGCATTGGGAATTTTTTCCTTAATTCTACAGCAAAATAAGATAGGTTCCTGACTTACCCATCCAATTTGCATTCTATACCATCTTAAATACAAATCTATGATGTCTTCACCATCAAAAAGAGTCCAACCTGGAAATAGTTATAATGGCCATGAATCAAAATCATAATCTCATCCAAAAAATAAGATAGGTTCCTGACTTACCCATCCAATTTGCATTCTATACCATCTTAAATACAAATATGTGATGTTTTCACCATCAAAAAGAGCCCAATCTGGAAATAGCTATTGCAAGATCAAGTACAAAATTACCCAAGATTGTGGAAGCATACAAAAAAATCAATGGCAACAGGCTCAATATATACAATGATATTGGGATGGAACATGAATTTGGGGTTTTTTTTTCTGttttaatgatttctttttcagtCAACAAATCATTCAACATGATATAgttcaaaacataaaataaacatagATTACTATCATTGTCTTACCTCTGCAATACAATCTTCACAATCTCTTCTCTTTTTCATTGCACAGGGTGCTACTATCTTTCAGTCTTAGTCATTGTATTGGACTCTACATTTTTCTTTACTATCAAAATCTGCCTTCTCTATAGCTTGGTATATGCATGTTGAATATTCATTGTTCTAAGTGTTCTTGGAAAGCTTGAAGATAATACTTTGTCTTTACAAACTGAAACATACCGGGAAATATGAATACTGTTTCTGAAtatgtttttctttttaatttggtAATTCTAGCTCTTGTCTAAAATCATATTATATATGTTACATTGTATGATCTTCATCTTTTTTCCTAGTTTTAATGTTTTTGTCAATAACTAAATTATAGTAAAAAAAAATCGACTAATTGCATTCCTAGGTTTTTCAATTAAATTCATGACAAAGTTATCATTACGAATTTTGTGAAAACTCAAATTTAAACTTTTGCCTGGCAAATAATTCACTAAATTTCAAATTCtagttataattaataaatattgttaATAAATGCATCTAATTGAAATTTAATTGACATTTTtacacatatatattttaattacatAATTCTTATGTTCACTATTTTGTATACAAATTAATAATGCATCACCTCAAATGAGTATTAGTTACATTAAACAAATACAAATTTTGTTAAAACTCAAATTAAAACTTTTGCCTTACCAATATTTCACTAAAtttcaaacaataaaataaaacaaaacaaatttaagaaaataacatactagttacaataaataaatatttctaatatttataataaatattattattaaactaaaaattattaagacaagtactcgccactatgtggcacttgttgtATTTGTAAACTCTTGCAGTGTTGACACTTCATAACTTTGTTTTGATGTTCTTAATCCTAAACACACGTAGGCAAAGTGCACTCTTTGTTTGAGGAAGCTAAAAGGCTAAATAGGGGGTTGACCACAAGTGGCAAGCTCCCAAGCAATCCCAAACCTTTCTCTTGTCCCATGTCATATCTCTCCTTGGTCCTTATATATATAtcctaataaaataataattattaattaatataataattaccaacaaaTTATTTATTACTTACATGAAACATAATTTATTACTTATTAATAAtcttaaattaatataatattattataaagtgataatgttatttatttattaataatccGCCTTTTGCACATTCAAATCACTCGATAGTAATAATCAGGCATAGCTATTAATTAAAGCTGCAGTTAATAATAACCAAAAgctcattgatgtcaaagaattGACATCGACTTATAGCAGCAAATTTGAAGTAGATTACTATATCTGCTTGTAATATATAGAAGACTCAGCCTACAggtcatattttatatatatatatctatctgaGTATATAATACATACACATCTTGATGAAGATATATTCTACAGCACATATACACTTTGTATTCTACGTACAGAATACTCAATACACTTTGTTGAAGACTCAGATACAGATACATATTCTGAGCACACAGTATATGAATATAATCTGCGATGTATAAATAAATACAGTCCAAGTATTATACACTGATGCATGCGGTAACCCAGACATAGATATATGGTTCTGTGTGACAACTACGTAGTAAATAATTAACACGTAGTTCACAAAGTTATTCACAACAGCAAATTAAATGACAGTCGACTATATGAATAAATGGCCATAATACACAAGCGATATGTCAAAAGTAGTGGTTCTTCTCTATACGGGAAAGTAAGTAGCAAATCATGAATATCGCATTTATAATATGGAAAGAGCAGTCAAACGGATATTTTGGGGAGGACCAAGTCATTCCCTAGAGGGTGGGAATTCACGAATTTGTTTAGcattaacaaatcaatataatCAAGGCCGATTCCTTAGTAGTAATCAATTCACTTGGGTAAGGTGTGTCTCTTATAAAAGGATGCGTCTTTCTACATAGACACCAAGAGATATAAATAACATTTGAAGATCGTAGGGAGAACATATTGAGGAAGGAATATGGGCAACGATGGAATAGATTGGGAATTATCATATCTAGTATGTGCTCATAAAAGGAGGTCAGATTACATCCCTGTTGATGACCATCAATTAAATCAGACtagaattgttattaagttacatgCAGTAACATACTTGTCCTGAGGGGTATGTATAGAGAATGAGTTTTAAAGTAGGCTTAATATATGCAGCCCGATAATGTCTGTATGCAGAATGTAATAATAATACTAACATAGATTGCAATATGTATAATACTAATATTTAAACTCATAACAATGGCAGACCAGATCTGTCTGCCTTTCTCCAGCCACACTATCTATTAATAACCAATTTTTTTAACCAGTGATAGTATCAATAATTTATAGAGCAAGTACATAAATTATTggtaatattatttaattcatttatttatctatatatatattccaATCAGAATAAGGAATAATATAAAGGTTATAAATATAGATATTGTTATGATATTActataatgattataattaatataatatcttttagaaaTTGTTCTGCAGTAACAAATAATAATTCATATAATTAAATATGTAAATGACTTATAAATGAatcagaataagattaattatctagtatggtaAATTAGCAAGTatttgatagactaaagaaagacaGGATAtcacaaatttgtttcatgttaagATAGACTTGACTCTTAATCAAGTTAATTTAAGTCATAAGTactttgaaatagattaattatgattAAAATAGACCAAACCCTAGTAGGGGACATTGCATCCCAGCTATAGGTCTTCAAGTTCTTCAAACGcacaaaaaaattatttgtatttcTTATTTTCCTAATTCATTTCAACATTTTGTTTAATTTGGCTAGTTTAGATTACTTTCTATCATTTCAGTGCATTCTAGTATTTTTCCTATTTGCTGATGGTGTTGCCCTCTGTTGTGCAGACAAATTGGAACCTGGAAATATACTTTAATTTTGCAACTTTCTGGTACGGCAATGCATCGCACTGGCATCCAGGATAGTTGACTACGTAGCTTGTCTGTCCAGTACGTCTTTAAAGTTTTTTCAATGCTGTGAGTTCGACTTTTCATTTCTGTTGATCAAATTTCTGTAATTGGCTTTTAGACAACCC from Cryptomeria japonica chromosome 3, Sugi_1.0, whole genome shotgun sequence harbors:
- the LOC131080039 gene encoding bidirectional sugar transporter SWEET6b-like, coding for MKGSHCTSSDPKKIMDEKPSSSHKAHELKMLGLIFLISSFFVVVTLSTLLKFHDHKKRYTTIGTICIIFNVFMYASPLSIMRKVIQEKSVKYMPLYLSVAMFANGLIWTTYGAIHFDINLVLPNGLGAGLGACQLLLYAIYYRTTKWGDDDQKMLKD